One genomic region from Phragmites australis chromosome 1, lpPhrAust1.1, whole genome shotgun sequence encodes:
- the LOC133890731 gene encoding protein terminal ear1-like has protein sequence MEGEGGSGMGGIPGVTGNLLDAGAQAFYPAVGAPFPLQLQPLPHQLYCPHPYPAMPLPPPPMAMSVPLPPLPMAPQTPGHSLPTATAVVDGPSSRAVVLGLVPLHAQETDVAQAMAPFGAIRAVDASAVASECVATVHFFDIRAAELAVACVREQHMRQQSRLGQLYAAAAVTPAWPPPPTTQAWDWPHDDSRGLVLGHAVWAHFAAGVDDGDNRGSLVVLSPMPGVSLADLRQVFQTFGDLKDVRESAQRPSHKFVDFFDTRDAARALAELNGRELFGRRLVIEFTRPSGSGPRRRGLVLSHRPSAPTQPRHQAAWRPAQAPSQPSASGRAREGVVLLRRSSGKASAGYQSKGGNAGTSNERKSKGSKNVASASSSAPSSSTATASGKQGQKGAGSSSGCGGNWRGRRSGWEARFLFKEPDAAGVADTQEPASEKDTRTTVMIRNIPNKYSQKLLLNMLDNHCIHSNERITASGDEGEGQPFSSYDFVYLPIDFNNKCNVGYGFVNLTSPEAAVRLYKAFHRQPWEVYNSRKICQVTYARVQGLEALKEHFKNSKFPCDSDEYLPVAFSPPRDGKQLTEPVPIVGRSTGPSSASGASSPPKSRATSVDPLEQELMPPPSSSGDGASSTATSADDDNPASSGGDDGDEDRLAGELRHLGYTD, from the exons atggagggagagggagggagtggaATGGGTGGGATCCCCGGAGTCACGGGGAATCTGCTGGACGCAGGAGCTCAAGCGTTCTACCCTGCTGTCGGTGCCCCTTTCCCCTTGCAGTTACAGCCGCTTCCGCACCAGCTCTACTGCCCGCACCCGTACCCAGCcatgccgctgccgccgccgccgatggccATGTCGGTGCCACTGCCACCGCTGCCGATGGCGCCGCAGACGCCGGGGCACTCCCTGCCAAcggcgacggcggtggtggACGGCCCGTCGAGCCGCGCGGTGGTGTTGGGCCTGGTGCCGCTGCACGCGCAGGAGACCGACGTGGCGCAGGCGATGGCGCCGTTCGGCGCGATCCGCGCTGTGGACGCGTCGGCGGTGGCGTCCGAGTGCGTGGCCACCGTCCACTTCTTCGACATCCGCGCCGCCGAGCTCGCCGTCGCCTGCGTCCGCGAGCAGCACATGCGGCAGCAGAGCCGCCTCGGCCAGCTCTACGCGGCGGCCGCCGTGACCCCAGCCTGGCCTCCGCCACCGACGACCCAAGCCTGGGACTGGCCCCACGACGACAGCCGCGGCCTCGTCCTCGGGCATGCCGTGTGGGCCCACTTCGCCGCCGGCGTTGACGACGGCGACAACCGCGGCTCCCTTGTTGTGCTCAGCCCGATGCCCGGTGTCTCGCTCGCCGACCTCCGCCAAGTCTTTCAAACCTTCG GGGACTTGAAGGATGTGAGGGAGTCAGCGCAGCGGCCGAGCCACAAATTCGTCGACTTCTTCGACACGCGCGACGCCGCGCGCGCGCTCGCCGAGCTCAACGGCCGGGAGCTCTTCGGCCGCCGCCTCGTCATCGAGTTCACGCGCCCGTCCGGCTCCGGACCCCGCAG GCGCGGGCTCGTGCTCAGTCACCGGCCCAGCGCGCCGACTCAGCCAAGGCATCAAGCGGCTTGGCGACCAGCCCAGGCGCCGTCGCAGCCGTCGGCCTCGGGGAGGGCGAGGGAAGGAGTGGTGCTTCTGAGGAGGAGCTCTGGCAAGGCCAGCGCTGGCTATCAGTCCAAGGGCGGCAATGCCGGCACAAGCAATGAACGCAAGAGCAAGGGCAGCAAGAACGTAGCGTCGGCGTCCTCGTCAGCTCCCTCGTCGTCGACCGCGACAGCGTCCGGGAAGCAAGGCCAGAAAGGTGCCGGGAGCAGCAGCGGTTGCGGCGGTAATTGGAGAGGCCGGAGGAGCGGGTGGGAGGCGCGCTTCTTGTTCAAGGAGCCTGATGCCGCCGGCGTCGCCGACACGCAGGAGCCGGCCTCGGAGAAGGACACGAGGACCACCGTCATGATCAGGAACATACCGAACAAGTACAG CCAGAAACTGCTCCTTAACATGCTGGATAACCACTGCATCCACTCCAACGAGCGGATCACAGCGAGCGGCGATGAAGGCGAGGGGCAGCCGTTCTCCTCCTACGATTTCGTCTACCTCCCCATAGATTTCAA CAACAAGTGCAATGTGGGCTACGGCTTCGTCAACCTGACCTCGCCGGAGGCCGCCGTGCGGCTCTACAAGGCGTTCCACAGGCAGCCGTGGGAGGTGTACAACTCACGCAAGATTTGCCAAGTCACTTACGCACGCGTACAA GGCCTGGAGGCGCTGAAGGAGCACTTCAAGAACTCCAAGTTCCCGTGCGACAGCGACGAGTACCTGCCCGTGGCGTTCTCGCCGCCGCGCGACGGCAAGCAGCTCACCGAGCCGGTGCCCATCGTGGGCCGCTCGACTGGGCCGTCGTCGGCGTCAGGAGCGTCATCGCCTCCCAAGAGCCGGGCGACCAGCGTGGAcccgctggagcaggagctcatgccgccgccctcgtcgtccggcgacggcgcgtcgtcaaccgccacgtctgCCGACGACGACAACCCGGCGAGCAGCGggggcgacgacggcgacgaagACAGGCTCGCCGGGGAGCTGCGGCACCTAGGCTACACCGACTAG